The Aneurinibacillus uraniidurans genome segment GCTCATAAGATGTGATTGTATACGGATATAAAAGGGAGGAGAAATATGATTCAAATTTTAGATTCATCAGTAACGAACAAAACAAGAAAACAGGAATGGCTGCTTGACTATGACCAGTTACGTATCATTGAGTGTCTGGCAAGAAGTCCGGATGTATATACGTATCCATCTCTTGACCAGTTAAAATTCGAAGGCAAGCTGCGGAGCCATATTGTCTCATCCGCCAAAAAGCTGTACCGGAGCGGCACGGAGTTTGCCGTATTTAAAGATTCCAGGTGTAATCCTCGCTACTGGACACTCACTGACAAGGGCGGATTTCGCTTGAACGAAGATGTGAAGCCATCTGAGGGGATACGAGACATTTTCATCAATGGCCATATGTATGCATTTGAATGCGCAACCGCCGTTGTAATTGTTTATTACAAAGGGGTTCTCGAATCAATCGGCAGCGAGAATTTTAATCGGCTGTTCCCCTCTATTCTCTTGTTTGATGGTGTTTATGACGAGAAACTAGGAATAACCTGGGGCAAACACGTGGAGTATCTACCGGGAGATATCCAGTATTTCAAAAACCCTGAATATAATCCGAAAACCCCTGAATGGCAGGGGGAAAACGTTGTGCTGCTGGAAAATCATCTTTACTTCGCCTACGGAATTGGCATCACAACTAAAAAACAAGTAATCGCGCATTTAAATAAAGAACGCATACCAGGCGCAACAACATCTGCCTATCTTATCGATGAAGCAGCTCGCCCTGACTTTTCGTATTTGTCGCAGTATGATCAAAGTGAGAGTAATCCACTCGCAGGGCGCACGGCTTCTGAACGTTCTTTTACAATTGCACACATTGGCACAACGCTCTTTGTCTGCAGATAAGGCCCTACACTTGGCAGAGAAATCTTGTCGTGTAAAACCTATATAAAAAAACTAAACCGTCTGAAACAAGGCGGTTTAGTTTTTTGAATTATATCCCTATATGTATTGAAGTCAGTATCATTACTTACCTGTGGTATATGTCTTAACTGTCGGAGGTGTATAAGCCTTAAATTTCTCAAGTAAACGTTCTGGATTAGAATCAACCAGAGCCATTGAACGATACTTATCCTGGAGAAATTGCTGCTCATTCATATGATCGAAAAAGGAAATAATCAGATCGTAGTAGTGATTAATGTTTAAAATGCCACAAGGTTTTTGATGTAACCCTAATTGCGCCCACGTAAACACTTCGAAAAATTCTTCTAACGTTCCCGGTCCCCCAGGTAGGGCAATAAATCCATCCGCTAAGTCTACCATTTTATGTTTTCGCTCGTGCATCGAATTTACAACAATGAGTTCTGTTAAATTACGATGTGAAATTTCTCGCTCCTCTAGTAATGTTGGGATCACCCCAATAACCTGTCCCCCTGATTCTAAGACTGTATCTGCAAGTGTACCCATAATGCCTACACTTGCCCCGCCATATACAAGTGTGATACCTTGTTTTGCTAATTCTTTACCGAGTAGAATCGCTCCTTCTTTATACGCATCCGAAGCTCCGTTACTTGAACCGCAAAAAACAGCTAATCGTTTCATAGTTATAGATGTCCCCTCGCTATAAACTTTATAGACCTGCCTTTACAAGTATAAAGAAAATTATGTTACAGTAAAAGAGAAAAGGTAGGAGGAATACATAATGGATGTTAATGAATTTCAAAAATGGGTGAAAGAATATTACGAAATAAGAGGATGGTCAGAGCTTGATATCTTTATTCGTATTGGATTTCTAGCTGAAGAAACCGGAGAAGTAGCCCGAGCAATTCGAGCATTAGAGATTGGACGAGATCGACCTGATGAACACACAGGCTCGCCCTCTGAGCTAAAACAGGAGCTTGTTGAAGAACTAGGAGATGTTTTAGGCAATATTATTGTAATTGCCAATAAATACGATATACATCTCGAAGACATTTTTAAATCACATCAAATGAAATTGAATAAGCGTTATGCTTCGATAGAGTCTTCCCAGTAAAATACAGAAAACATATGCTAAAGATAATCGGCTTAATTTTCTATTGAACAAGGGGGCGTACTATCAAAGTTATTTTCAGGGGGTAGCGTTATATGGAGCGGGAAAGCAAATGTATAAGATTTTATGAATTTGGAATTCCTAAAAATGTATTAAAGGTTGAAAATAAGAAAATTGAAAAACCTGAGCGTGGAGAAGTTCTTGTACGTATGAACGTTCGCCCTATCAACCCATCCGACCTGATCCCTATTACTGGAGCTTACTCTCATCGTATTACACTTCCGGCCATCCCTGGATATGAAGGAGTCGGTATTGTGGAAGAAGTTGGTCCGTTTGTTTCTCCACAACTTATTGGTAAACGTGTTTTGCCTTTACGTGGGGAAGGTACTTGGCAAGAATATGTTAAGGCACCAGCGGACTTAGTGATTCCTATTCCTAACTGCATTGATGATTACATAGCCGCTCAATTATATATAAACCCAATAACAGCGTGGCTTACTTGTACAGAAGTTTTACATTTAAGACCGGACGATGTTTTATTAGTCAATGCTTGTGGCTCTTCGATTGGTCGCTTATTTGCTCAACTATCTAAGGTTATCGGTTTTACGTTAATTGCCGTAACTAGGAATAACACTTATACAGAAGAACTGCTCCAACTTGGTGCTTCGTATGTAATAAACACAATGGAAACACCATTACATAAAACAGTTATGGAATTGACGAATGGACTTGGTGCAAATGCTGCTATTGATTCTGTCGGAGGGTCATCTGGAACAGAATTAGCATTTTGTATTCGTCCGAGTGGCACTTTTTTAACCATTGGTCTCTTATCGGGAACACCAGTAAATTGGGCAGATGTTACAAATAAAGCGAAAGTACATGTTAAGATGTTTCATCTGAGACATTGGAATCAACAGGTTTCTGTACAAACTTGGCAAAAAACATTTAACCATTTGATGTCTTTAATAATTGATGGGAGATTGAAACTCATGATGCCTGTGTCGTATTATGACCTACAGGATGTACATGACGCAGTTTGTTTTGCTGAGGTTTCAAGGAGGAATCAAGGAAAAATTTTTTTAACAAATTAGAAACTACTACTTTCTTATTCCGCTAAACCGAGGGATGGAAGTTGATATTATAGCAAATAAAAGCCGGTTTCCCTACACTAAGAAAGGAATTTCAATCGGAGGGTGAAGCAGATGAAATTGCGTGGGATAATCGATCGTTTTGAATCCGAATACGCAGTGATCGAAGTTGGAGAAAATACAATGGATATGAAACGCGCCCTACTTCCAGTTGAAGCCAAGCCCGGGGATACGATCATTATTGATGGAGAGACAATCGCTATTGATAAACAAGATACCCAGAAGCGAAAAGAACGAATTGAACAATTAACGAATGACTTGTGGGAGGACTAACATCCTTCCATATCGAAAAAGGTTGTCAAAAAAAAGAGTGCCTCCTTATGACTGCTAGCTGCAGAATAAAGACACTCTTTTTTAAAACAATTCGACAGTACCACTAACACCTATTCATTTTAATACACATCACGTTGGTAACGCCCTTGCTCCTGCATATCATTTAGATACGCTTCGGCCGCTTCACGGTTCATCGCACCTTCTTTTTCAATAATGCTAACAAGCGTTTCATGGACATCTTTCGCCATATATTGCTTATCTCCACAAACGTAGAAGTATGCTCCGTTTTCTAGCCATGCAAACAACTCTTTGCTGTTTTCAAGCATTTTATGCTGTACATATACTTTTTGCGCCGTATCACGCGAGAACGCAGCATCTACTCTTGTCAGCGCTCCATCTTTTTGATAGTTTTCTAACTCGTTTTGATAAAGGAAATCCGACGCTGCATGCTGGTCTCCAAAAAATAGCCATGATTTACCTGGTGCTTTATTCACGGCACGTTCCTGGATAAAGGAACGGAATGGTGCAATGCCTGTCCCTGGACCAACCATAATAATATCTTTATCTTGAGACTCTGGCAGATTAAAGTGTTTATTTTGTTGAATAAATACCGGGAGCGTATCTCCTTCTTGAAGACGTTCCGCACATAAAACAGAACAAACCCCTTTTCGTTCGCGTCCATGAGTCGTGTAACGTACGGCACCGATGGTTAAATGTACTTCCTCAGGATTAGCAGTAATGCTGCTTGCAATGGAATATAGACGTGGTGGCATTTTTCTTAATAAAGAGACGATCTCTTGGGCAGAAGCTTTCCATGGACCAAAATCGCGTAACAAATCAAGCAAGTCCCGCCCGTTCATATATTCTTTCAGTTGATCTATATTTTCATTCGATACAAGCTTTTGTAACTCTTCGTTTTCTGTTAATTCTGCTGCCTGCTGCATAATTTTTTTCGTTAATAACGTAATTTCAAAGTGTGTTGTTAGCGCTTCTTTTAATGGGAGTGTATCACCTTGCTTATTAATTATAACATCGATTTTTGTATCCCATTTCATTTCCTCAAGCAGAGAAGCCACTAGTTCCGGATCATTTTCCGGGATCATACCAAGGCAATCACCTGGGACATAGGAAAGGTCAGATCCTTTTAACGATAACTCGATATGTCTTGTTTCTTTACTAGAGCCAGCTCCATTTAAATTTACATTTTTGATAACTTTTGCTTGAAATGGATTCGTCCTAGAAAATGTTGTTGGCGCATTTTTGACTACAGTAGGTTGCATAATATCTTCACCTCAAAAAGTTATATAAACCTAGGGTAACACAGGAAGAGAAAATCAGATATGTTTTTTTCACGATCTTCCCTTATTGTGGTGCAAGAGATGGCACTTTAGTAAACATAATATTTTTACCGTCACTTGTAGAAAGGATCGTTCCTAGTTCATCCGTTCGGTAAATCTTAATGCCATTTGCTTGTAATCGCTTGATAATTTCAGCTGTCGGATGTCCATATTTATTTCCCTTCCCAGCCGAAATGACCGCATACTCTGGTTGAACAGCCGATAAAAATGCCTGGCTAGTAGAAGTATTGGCTCCGTGGTGCCCGACCTTCAGAACATTGGAGCGGATATTTTGACCAGCAGCAATCATATCTTTTTCTGATTTAACCGGTGCATCTCCGGTAAACAAAAAGGAATTTTCCCCATACGTGACTTTTACTACGGCACTCCATGCATTCAGATCGTCGCCGTATGATTTAACAGGAGCGACAAATACAGCATCCGCTCCACTTAGACCAAGGGACACTCCTGCCTTCGCTTCTTTCAACTTCAATCCTTTTCGTTTGACTG includes the following:
- a CDS encoding MazG-like family protein, which gives rise to MDVNEFQKWVKEYYEIRGWSELDIFIRIGFLAEETGEVARAIRALEIGRDRPDEHTGSPSELKQELVEELGDVLGNIIVIANKYDIHLEDIFKSHQMKLNKRYASIESSQ
- a CDS encoding zinc-dependent alcohol dehydrogenase family protein translates to MERESKCIRFYEFGIPKNVLKVENKKIEKPERGEVLVRMNVRPINPSDLIPITGAYSHRITLPAIPGYEGVGIVEEVGPFVSPQLIGKRVLPLRGEGTWQEYVKAPADLVIPIPNCIDDYIAAQLYINPITAWLTCTEVLHLRPDDVLLVNACGSSIGRLFAQLSKVIGFTLIAVTRNNTYTEELLQLGASYVINTMETPLHKTVMELTNGLGANAAIDSVGGSSGTELAFCIRPSGTFLTIGLLSGTPVNWADVTNKAKVHVKMFHLRHWNQQVSVQTWQKTFNHLMSLIIDGRLKLMMPVSYYDLQDVHDAVCFAEVSRRNQGKIFLTN
- a CDS encoding sulfite reductase subunit alpha, yielding MQPTVVKNAPTTFSRTNPFQAKVIKNVNLNGAGSSKETRHIELSLKGSDLSYVPGDCLGMIPENDPELVASLLEEMKWDTKIDVIINKQGDTLPLKEALTTHFEITLLTKKIMQQAAELTENEELQKLVSNENIDQLKEYMNGRDLLDLLRDFGPWKASAQEIVSLLRKMPPRLYSIASSITANPEEVHLTIGAVRYTTHGRERKGVCSVLCAERLQEGDTLPVFIQQNKHFNLPESQDKDIIMVGPGTGIAPFRSFIQERAVNKAPGKSWLFFGDQHAASDFLYQNELENYQKDGALTRVDAAFSRDTAQKVYVQHKMLENSKELFAWLENGAYFYVCGDKQYMAKDVHETLVSIIEKEGAMNREAAEAYLNDMQEQGRYQRDVY
- a CDS encoding TIGR00730 family Rossman fold protein gives rise to the protein MKRLAVFCGSSNGASDAYKEGAILLGKELAKQGITLVYGGASVGIMGTLADTVLESGGQVIGVIPTLLEEREISHRNLTELIVVNSMHERKHKMVDLADGFIALPGGPGTLEEFFEVFTWAQLGLHQKPCGILNINHYYDLIISFFDHMNEQQFLQDKYRSMALVDSNPERLLEKFKAYTPPTVKTYTTGK
- a CDS encoding DUF3006 domain-containing protein, which translates into the protein MKLRGIIDRFESEYAVIEVGENTMDMKRALLPVEAKPGDTIIIDGETIAIDKQDTQKRKERIEQLTNDLWED
- a CDS encoding protein-glutamine gamma-glutamyltransferase, producing MIQILDSSVTNKTRKQEWLLDYDQLRIIECLARSPDVYTYPSLDQLKFEGKLRSHIVSSAKKLYRSGTEFAVFKDSRCNPRYWTLTDKGGFRLNEDVKPSEGIRDIFINGHMYAFECATAVVIVYYKGVLESIGSENFNRLFPSILLFDGVYDEKLGITWGKHVEYLPGDIQYFKNPEYNPKTPEWQGENVVLLENHLYFAYGIGITTKKQVIAHLNKERIPGATTSAYLIDEAARPDFSYLSQYDQSESNPLAGRTASERSFTIAHIGTTLFVCR
- a CDS encoding ComEC/Rec2 family competence protein, producing MKNRLIKLSLTLLLILGLVGCEGAKQKSPEVSTTGNLSVYYFDVGQGDSILIRTNKGENVLIDGGNNDKGKQVVRYLQALHIDTLDAVIGTHPDADHIGGLDTVIDNMKVQAVYTPKVTHTTITYEDFVKAVKRKGLKLKEAKAGVSLGLSGADAVFVAPVKSYGDDLNAWSAVVKVTYGENSFLFTGDAPVKSEKDMIAAGQNIRSNVLKVGHHGANTSTSQAFLSAVQPEYAVISAGKGNKYGHPTAEIIKRLQANGIKIYRTDELGTILSTSDGKNIMFTKVPSLAPQ